GTTTGTTTGGTTTTTTTTCACCGCAAGAGATGAGGTTTGACAGGTTGTTCGATCATTAGCTATAACGTTTCTCGGCTATGGCAAGTGCGGGATTTCAAGGCACTTACTTGTCCGATTAGCAGTTAGTTTATTTTGTGTAATTACTTTCATTTTAGCACTTTAGCCGCATTTGCGATAGCCGATGTTGTACAACGGCTTTTTTTCGAAATAGCAAACGGTTATAATTTGTAGTCTATCCAACTTCACTTGTATTGGACTGAACAAGCGGTTGGAATCCTCCATAAACCATTCTTTCGGCATCAAAAATTAATCTTTTGGGATCAGTTAACGGGGCAACTAATTCCGCCATTCTTGAATCAGTGGGAACTTGCATGTTTGCTGTATCACGAATCTCTTTGGAAGGGAAAATAACCCAACCAAATATTATTACTTCATCTTCTTTCAAATCCACTACATCAATGAAAGAACGAGTACCTTCCAATTTCAAATCATCTCCGACATACTCAAAATATGAAAGTGCTCCATATTCTTTCCAAATTTCAGCTACTTTTTCAGCCACACTCTTGTATTTTTTCAGGTGAATTCGTGGAATTGGAAGTACAAATCCGTCTATGTAATTTGTCATATCATCACTTATTTTATTCAATTATTTGTTAGTTTTCAAGACTGTTACACAACAGTTTTGAATAAACGCAGGGCGGCTTTGTCCGGGGTTTTGTAAAGAAACGAAAGGTTTCTCTGTCCACCGTAAATGCCCAACCGGAGTGGGATTAAAGCCGACTTGCGTTTATTTGGTGTTGTGCGGTCGTGCTTTTTCATTTTTTCTTCTTTTGTCGTCAATCCATTCTTCTCCGTTCCAAGTCGGGTTTAGTCCACCAAGTTTGGAAAAGCTCAGGTCTGGATCGTCTGATTGAATTAATCCTATTAGTCTCTTGTTGGTCAGCAGCCATTGTCTTGACTGTTCCGTGATTACGTCAAGAA
This DNA window, taken from Bacteroidia bacterium, encodes the following:
- a CDS encoding DUF1428 domain-containing protein; the encoded protein is MTNYIDGFVLPIPRIHLKKYKSVAEKVAEIWKEYGALSYFEYVGDDLKLEGTRSFIDVVDLKEDEVIIFGWVIFPSKEIRDTANMQVPTDSRMAELVAPLTDPKRLIFDAERMVYGGFQPLVQSNTSEVG